GTCAAAAGATTTTTTTATTGAAAAATCTTGTCCTTGCATGGGATGTGTAAGGAGGGAACGTATTTGATTTCAGATGGAATAAAGGAGAATAAGTATGTTTGAGGGTTCCTTTGTAGCATTAGTCACACCATTTAAAAATGGAGAAGTTGACTATAAAAAACTAAAAGAACTCATTGAGTACCATATTGAGAATGGGACAAATGGGATTGTCCCCTGTGGCACGACGGGTGAGTCTGCAACCCTTTCATTTGATGAACACGAACGGATAATTGGCGAGGTTGTCAGCATGGCGGCAGGGAGAATCATCGTTCTGGCAGGAACCGGTTCAAACAATAGCAGGGAAGCGTTACGCCTGACAAAGCATGCTAAAAAATCGGGTGCGCATGGGGCATTGCTCATTACTCCTTACTATAATAAACCCACACCAGAGGGGCTTTACCGGCATTACAAATTGATTGCAGAAGAGGTCGATATTCCTATTGTAATATATAATGTCCCTTCCCGAACTGGTATATCCATTCTGCCAGAGACCGTAGCAAAACTTTCCGAAATGAAAAATATTGTTGGAATAAAAGAAGCGAGCGGAAATATTGATCAGACAACTCAGATACTGCAATGGTGTAATATCACAGTTCTTTCAGGGGACGATTCTCTTACCTTGCCTATTATGTCAGTTGGAGGGAAGGGGGTAATATCGGTAGCAGCCAATATTGTTCCTGCGGATGTAGCCGCATTGACCCGTCATTGTTTAGAAGGCAATTTTGACGCAGCGAGGAAGTGCCATCATAAACTTTTTCCGCTTTCAAAAGGCATGTTTATAGAAACAAATCCTATTCCGGTAAAAACTGCTATGAGATTGTTGGGAAGAATAAATGGTGAGATGCGTTTACCGCTTTGCGATATGACTCAGGAGCATGAGAGCCAGTTAGTGGGTATTCTGAAAAAATACGGTTTAATGTCTACGGTTTGATTTCCTCGTTGAGCGATATAACAAGCAAAACGAATAGGGAAAGATAAGAATACATAAATTTGACGTATCGGTAGGGGTTGAAGATTTTTAGTCTTTACGCTGAACGTTTTATCCAAAAAGTTGCCAATGGCTTCCTCATTGAACGTATAGAAGTTTCAATCCTGTAGGGCAACCCTAAAGCCTCGCCCTACATCAACTCTGTTTTGTTCACGAGTAGGGATAGATTTATAACGTGCTCCTACTGCCAAAGGTAGCTTAATTTAAGACACGGAAAAGGAGTTTATTTTGGTAGATAAAAAGAAGATTATAGAATCTATCCGTTTGTTCATCGAGGGT
The genomic region above belongs to Candidatus Jettenia caeni and contains:
- a CDS encoding dihydrodipicolinate synthase, producing MFEGSFVALVTPFKNGEVDYKKLKELIEYHIENGTNGIVPCGTTGESATLSFDEHERIIGEVVSMAAGRIIVLAGTGSNNSREALRLTKHAKKSGAHGALLITPYYNKPTPEGLYRHYKLIAEEVDIPIVIYNVPSRTGISILPETVAKLSEMKNIVGIKEASGNIDQTTQILQWCNITVLSGDDSLTLPIMSVGGKGVISVAANIVPADVAALTRHCLEGNFDAARKCHHKLFPLSKGMFIETNPIPVKTAMRLLGRINGEMRLPLCDMTQEHESQLVGILKKYGLMSTV